In Microbacterium soli, the DNA window CAGAAGCAGGAGTACCTGCCGTCCCTGCTGGCGGGTAGGCAGCTCGCGGGCTTCGGCCTGACCGAGCCGGAGGCGGGCAGCGATGCGGGTGCGACGCGCACCACCGCGCGCCTCGAGGGCGACGAGTGGGTGATCGACGGCACGAAGCAGTTCATCACCAATTCCGGGACGGCGATCACCCGGTTCGTCACCGTCACCGCGGTCACGGGCGAGGTGAACGGCCACAAGGAGATCTCGACGATCATCGTCCCCAACGGCACCCCGGGATTCACCGTCGAACCCGCATACGACAAAGTCGGCTGGAACGCCTCGGACACGCACCCGCTCACGCTGCAGGGCGTGCGAGTGCCGGAGGGCAACCTGCTGGGGGAGCGCGGCGCCGGGTTCAGGAACTTCCTCAGCATCCTCGATGAAGGACGCATCGCCATCGCCGCGCTGGCGACCGGGGCGGCGGAGGGATGCCTGGAATCGGCCGTCGACTACGCGCGCTCGCGCACGGTGTTCGGCGCGGCGCTGAGCACCAGGCAGAACGCCCAGTTCACCCTCGCCCGCATGCGCGCGCGGGTGCACACCGCACGGCTCGCCTGGCACCATGCCGCTCGGCTGCGCGACGCGGGGCGGCCCTTCGCCGAGAAGGCCGCGATCGCCAAGCTCGTCTCCAGCGAGGCCGCGATGGACAACGCACGCGATGCCACGCAGATCTTCGGCGGGAACGGCTTCATGAACGAGTACCCGGTGGCCAGGCACTACCGCGACTCGAAGATCCTCGAGATCGGCGAGGGCACCAGCGAGGTGCAGCTGCTGGTCATCGCCCGCACACTCGGCATCGCCGGTTAGGGTACGTGCATGGCCGACATCCCCCCGCCTGACCGCTTCGACCTCGGGCCGGCGCTGCTGTTCTGCCCCGCCGACCGGCCCGAGCGATTCGCCGGCGCGCTGTCGAAAGCCGACGCCGTCATCCTCGATCTCGAGGACGCGGTCCTTCCCGAGGCGAAGGCGCAGGCGAGGGAGAACATCATCTCCACCGACCTCGACCCGGCGCGCGTGGTCGTGCGGGTCAATGCTCCCGCCTCTGCGGAGTTCACCGCCGATCTGGCGGCGCTGACCCGCACGCCGTTCCGCAACGTCATGGTGGCCAAGACGGAGGACCCTGCGGCACTCGATGCCTTCGACGAGTCGTACGCGCTCATCGCACTGTGCGAGACGGCCGCCGGCGTGCTGCGCGTCGCCGAGATCGCCGCGCACCCACGTGTCGCGGCACTGATGTGGGGCGCCGAGGATCTCGTCGCCTCCCTCGGCGGCACCTCCAGCCGGTTCGACTCCGGCTCATACCGGGACATCGCCCGGCATGCGCGCGCGGCGACGCTGCTCGCCGCCGCGGGGCACGGGCGCGCGGCGATCGACGCCGTGCACCTGGACATCGACGATGAGGCCGGGCTGGCAGCGGAGGCCTCGGATGCGGCGGCATCCGGATTCCGGGCCACCGCCTGCATCCACCCCAAGCAGGTCCCCGTGATCCGCGACGCGTACCGACCCGATGCCGATTCACGGGAGTGGGCGCGTGCCGTGCTCGCGGCCGCCGAGGGGCAGCGCGGCGTGTTCAGCTACCGGGGTCGGATGGTCGACGAGCCGCTGCTGCGGCAGGCCCGTGCGATCCTCGGGCAGGCGTGAGGCGGGCATCCGCGACGAGCGGCAGGCGATCCGCCGCGCCACCGCTCACCCGACGATCGGCTCCAGGAACCTCAGCGTGCTGCGCTCGGCGACGAACCTGTGTACGGAGCCGTTGCGGATCGGCTCGCCCTCCCGGGGAAGGGTGCCGCCGGACACGTGCATGAGCAGCGCGCGGATCACTCCGCCGTGCGTGACCACCACGATCGATTCCGCGGCCGGTGCGGACCGGCGCCTGGCGGCGCGGGCGATGCGCTCGAGCGAGTCCAGTGCACGGTCGCGCACCTCGTCGAGCGTCTCGGCGCCGGGAACCTCGGACTGCCAGTCGCCGTAGCGTGCCAGGTAGTCGGACACTCCGATGCCCTCCGCCACACCGAACTCCCGCTCCCGCAGACCCCGCGTGATG includes these proteins:
- a CDS encoding CoA ester lyase, producing the protein MADIPPPDRFDLGPALLFCPADRPERFAGALSKADAVILDLEDAVLPEAKAQARENIISTDLDPARVVVRVNAPASAEFTADLAALTRTPFRNVMVAKTEDPAALDAFDESYALIALCETAAGVLRVAEIAAHPRVAALMWGAEDLVASLGGTSSRFDSGSYRDIARHARAATLLAAAGHGRAAIDAVHLDIDDEAGLAAEASDAAASGFRATACIHPKQVPVIRDAYRPDADSREWARAVLAAAEGQRGVFSYRGRMVDEPLLRQARAILGQA
- a CDS encoding acyl-CoA dehydrogenase family protein; the protein is MTDDSGDLDLTQEQRELAAMVRDFAEEVVAPQAYEADRSHTLNLDVVRRMGEMGLFGLPFPEDHGGQGGDLLTLGLAIEGLARVDQSLAITLEAGVSLGAMPVHRFGSEEQKQEYLPSLLAGRQLAGFGLTEPEAGSDAGATRTTARLEGDEWVIDGTKQFITNSGTAITRFVTVTAVTGEVNGHKEISTIIVPNGTPGFTVEPAYDKVGWNASDTHPLTLQGVRVPEGNLLGERGAGFRNFLSILDEGRIAIAALATGAAEGCLESAVDYARSRTVFGAALSTRQNAQFTLARMRARVHTARLAWHHAARLRDAGRPFAEKAAIAKLVSSEAAMDNARDATQIFGGNGFMNEYPVARHYRDSKILEIGEGTSEVQLLVIARTLGIAG
- a CDS encoding histidine phosphatase family protein, whose translation is MTLISLVRHGQTDWNLERRIQGATDIPLNDTGRADARAAAEALAAGRHDAVYTSPLIRAQETAQIIAARLSLPEPAITRGLREREFGVAEGIGVSDYLARYGDWQSEVPGAETLDEVRDRALDSLERIARAARRRSAPAAESIVVVTHGGVIRALLMHVSGGTLPREGEPIRNGSVHRFVAERSTLRFLEPIVG